The genomic interval TGAAAATGAAATGCGTCAATCTGTTTTTTGGAGAAAAGGATTTATACCAATTTACTTTATTGCAGCTTTACTTTTGTTTTTACTATTTCATTTTTATATTGGTGCTAGTCCTTCTATTTACTTGATCATGTTATTTTTAATTGGTTTAGGTATTGCTTCGATTATTTATAATAACAACAAGAAAAGTGTACATATTAAGAACAATAGAGATGAAAACAAGCTGTGAATCAACAGCTTGTTTTTTATTATGAATGCACAAAATTGTTTCTTTAATATTTACCGACTAAATCTTTAAGATTAGGTTATAATTATAAAAATAAGAAAATTCAGACATCTAAAATAAAAGGGGTTTTGTTTATGGGAGAGACAACAGAAACAAAGAGGAAGACAAAATCATCGAAACAAAAGAAATTTCAGTTTAAAACACCGCATACCTATGCCTTATTAATGATGATTATCGCTGTAGCCTGTATTTTAACGTATATCATTCCTGCCGGTGAATATAAGCGTGAAGAAAAAGGAGGGCAAACGCTTGTAGTACCTGGTTCTTATCATGAAATTGCACAACATGGCGTATCATTTTTAGATTTATTTCGTGCAGTACCAGAAGGGCTATTAACTGGTGGAGAAATTGTATTTTATATCTTTTTGGTTGGGGGAGCTTTTGGCATTGTACATAGAACAGGCGCTTTTGAAAATGGAATCAATCAAGCCATCAAGTCATTAGGATCATCTAAAATTTTAATGATTCCACTTACAATGACAGTTTTCTCGATATTAGGTTTTTCGATAGGGTTAGCAGAAGAAACTATTATTTTTGTGCCTATTGGTGTCATCATTGCACGCACGTTGGGATATGATGCGATGACTGGTGCAGCTATGGTAATACTCGGTGCTGCCAGCGGATTTATTGGCGGAATGCTTAACCCATTTACTGTTGGGGTTGCACAAACCGTTGCCGAATTACCGATGTTTTCAGGTTGGGGACTGAGAACTATTATTTATCTGTTTATTTTAGCGGCGGCGATTAGTACAGTTTTAATCTATGCTCGAAAAGTAAAACGTAATCCGAAGAAAAGTATTGTCTATCAGCTTGAAAAAGAAGAAGGGAACAGCCATAAAGAAATAAACTACGAAAGATTCACTAAACGACAAGCATTGGCACTCAGTATGATTGTCTTAGCTATTATTTTTAATGTCTATGGAATCTTTCGTTATGAATGGACATTCAATCAAATGAGCGCAAACTTTGTGTTGGCAGGTTTACTTGCAGGATTAATTAGCGGGCTCGGTTTAAATGGTACATTTGATGCGTTCATCGATGGTATGAAAGACATACTTTTTGGGGCAATGATTGTAGGGTTCGCTAAAGGTA from Staphylococcus condimenti carries:
- a CDS encoding YfcC family protein, coding for MGETTETKRKTKSSKQKKFQFKTPHTYALLMMIIAVACILTYIIPAGEYKREEKGGQTLVVPGSYHEIAQHGVSFLDLFRAVPEGLLTGGEIVFYIFLVGGAFGIVHRTGAFENGINQAIKSLGSSKILMIPLTMTVFSILGFSIGLAEETIIFVPIGVIIARTLGYDAMTGAAMVILGAASGFIGGMLNPFTVGVAQTVAELPMFSGWGLRTIIYLFILAAAISTVLIYARKVKRNPKKSIVYQLEKEEGNSHKEINYERFTKRQALALSMIVLAIIFNVYGIFRYEWTFNQMSANFVLAGLLAGLISGLGLNGTFDAFIDGMKDILFGAMIVGFAKGIVVILEQGKIIDSIIHGMTTLLNDVPSSIVIIVMFVFQFFLNFFIPSGSGQALTTMPLMVPISDLLHINRQLTVLAFQYGDSISNVLFPTSAILMGALAVAKISYVQWLKFAWKLIAVWAIICAIAMSIALLAGY